A genome region from Sphingobium sp. WTD-1 includes the following:
- a CDS encoding TonB-dependent siderophore receptor — MRSSLRHLLLSSSFVLVALPHVARAAAADNAAEDASRIVVTAANQPSSSATALSLSVRETPQSVTIINRERIEDFAITNVNDLLDQTIGINVERVETDRTYFNSRGFDVSNFQVDGVGLPLAWGIQFGDLDTALFENVEAVRGANAIMTGIGNPSATINYVRKRPLDEFQAKGTAQVGSRDLWRVEGDVNVPVTDTVSARFIYAHEDRDTHLDYNHINRDVYGAIVAWQVTPDLKATVGYTRQENDADGVLWGAMPLVFTDGTRIDYARSATTSADWTYWNTKDQNSFGELVYTMGQWTLSGMFTYKRFQENAKLLYAYGYPDKETGEGVYGMAGIYPSDYKQYLGDFSATGPFSLFGREHKLVLGLSYAKSNAKEWENFAEDTALVYPSVYDWGSAQVTQPDYPGEYLAAKYSDELTRLYGAAHLNFTDQLKGVVGASAMWIKSSGYSYGTDQARDDHKISPYLGLLYDVTPNVTLYASYTDIYNPQAEVDANNRKLDPAKGTSIEGGIKSSWFGDRLYATATVFRAKQKGLADYAGTFDENGPGKAGGSYYAGVDTTSTGFELEVAGKITDRWTLSGGYTQYDIEDDEGNDTRTWLPTKSLKLATTYQVPQLNDLKLGAQMRWQNAIKTTLTDVYDGDVYMGDVVVKQKSYAVLDLMAGIRVVDHLRASVNVKNVTNTKYLGSLMWGQAFYAAPRTTVFTLSVDY; from the coding sequence ATGCGCTCGTCCTTGCGCCACCTCCTGTTGAGCAGCAGCTTTGTGCTTGTTGCCTTGCCGCATGTCGCCCGCGCGGCAGCAGCGGACAATGCCGCAGAGGACGCGTCGCGGATCGTCGTGACAGCCGCCAACCAGCCGTCCAGCTCCGCCACTGCCCTGTCACTGTCGGTGCGAGAGACACCGCAGTCGGTGACGATCATCAACCGCGAGCGGATCGAGGATTTCGCGATCACCAACGTCAACGACCTGCTCGACCAGACGATCGGCATCAATGTCGAGCGGGTCGAGACGGACCGCACCTATTTCAACTCGCGCGGCTTCGATGTTTCCAATTTCCAGGTCGACGGTGTCGGCCTGCCGCTGGCCTGGGGTATCCAGTTCGGCGACCTCGACACCGCCCTGTTCGAGAATGTCGAGGCGGTGCGCGGCGCCAATGCGATCATGACCGGCATCGGCAACCCGTCGGCGACGATCAACTATGTCCGCAAGCGGCCGCTCGACGAGTTCCAGGCCAAGGGCACGGCCCAGGTCGGTTCGCGCGACCTGTGGCGCGTGGAAGGCGACGTCAATGTCCCGGTGACCGATACAGTGTCGGCGCGCTTCATCTATGCGCATGAGGATCGCGACACCCATCTGGACTATAACCATATCAATCGCGACGTTTATGGCGCGATCGTCGCTTGGCAGGTTACGCCCGATCTCAAGGCGACGGTCGGTTATACGCGCCAGGAAAATGACGCCGACGGCGTGCTGTGGGGGGCGATGCCGCTAGTCTTCACCGACGGCACCCGGATCGATTATGCGCGCTCGGCAACCACCTCGGCCGACTGGACCTATTGGAACACGAAGGACCAGAATAGTTTTGGCGAACTGGTCTATACGATGGGCCAATGGACGCTGAGCGGCATGTTCACCTACAAGCGCTTCCAGGAGAATGCGAAGCTGCTCTATGCCTATGGCTATCCCGACAAGGAAACCGGCGAGGGCGTCTATGGCATGGCGGGCATCTACCCGTCCGACTATAAGCAATATCTGGGCGATTTCAGCGCCACCGGCCCGTTCAGCCTGTTCGGCCGCGAGCACAAGCTGGTGCTGGGCCTCTCCTACGCCAAGTCGAACGCCAAGGAGTGGGAGAATTTCGCCGAGGACACGGCGCTGGTCTATCCGTCGGTCTATGACTGGGGCAGCGCGCAGGTGACCCAGCCGGATTATCCGGGCGAATATCTGGCCGCCAAATATAGCGACGAGTTGACACGCCTCTATGGTGCGGCGCATCTCAACTTCACCGACCAGCTGAAGGGCGTGGTCGGCGCCAGCGCGATGTGGATCAAGTCGTCCGGCTATTCCTATGGCACCGATCAGGCGCGCGACGACCACAAGATCAGCCCCTATCTCGGCCTGCTCTATGACGTGACGCCCAACGTCACCCTCTATGCCAGCTATACCGACATCTATAATCCGCAGGCGGAGGTCGACGCGAATAATCGCAAGCTGGATCCGGCCAAGGGCACCAGCATCGAGGGCGGCATCAAGAGCAGCTGGTTCGGCGATCGCCTCTATGCCACCGCCACCGTGTTCCGCGCCAAGCAGAAGGGGCTGGCCGACTATGCCGGCACCTTCGACGAAAATGGTCCGGGCAAGGCCGGCGGCAGCTATTATGCCGGCGTCGATACCACCTCGACCGGTTTCGAACTGGAAGTGGCGGGCAAGATCACCGACCGGTGGACGCTGAGCGGCGGCTATACCCAATATGATATCGAGGATGACGAGGGCAACGACACCCGCACCTGGCTGCCGACCAAGTCGCTGAAACTAGCCACCACCTATCAGGTGCCACAGCTCAACGACCTGAAGCTGGGCGCGCAGATGCGCTGGCAGAACGCGATCAAGACGACGCTGACCGATGTCTATGATGGCGATGTTTACATGGGCGATGTCGTCGTTAAGCAGAAGAGCTATGCCGTGCTCGACCTGATGGCGGGTATCCGGGTGGTCGATCATCTGCGGGCGAGCGTGAACGTGAAGAATGTCACCAACACCAAATATCTGGGCAGCCTGATGTGGGGCCAGGCCTTCTATGCCGCACCGCGCACGACGGTATTCACGCTGAGCGTCGACTATTGA
- a CDS encoding DUF3325 domain-containing protein: MIVAGLLYIGFFALAAAMTRHGPALLGPWQHHGLARHLPLLGWGAIALSLLGAILAGADGIGIVTWCGLLPLMAGAVLLALTYGPRLARGGLLVALALMVVGAV, translated from the coding sequence ATGATCGTCGCGGGGCTGCTCTATATCGGCTTCTTCGCATTGGCGGCGGCGATGACGCGGCATGGACCGGCACTGCTCGGCCCATGGCAGCACCATGGGCTGGCCCGGCATCTGCCGCTGCTCGGCTGGGGCGCGATTGCCCTGTCGCTGCTCGGCGCGATCCTGGCCGGCGCCGACGGGATCGGCATTGTCACCTGGTGCGGGCTGCTGCCGCTGATGGCGGGGGCGGTGCTGCTGGCGCTGACCTATGGCCCCCGGCTGGCGCGCGGGGGACTGCTGGTGGCATTGGCGCTGATGGTCGTCGGCGCGGTTTAG
- a CDS encoding thioesterase family protein, translating to MAYFQRIDDRHFVPTEHVGGAWNIAEQHVAPAFGLLAHAIERDGHLRRADPLQLGRLSYDILGTINLAPVRIDVTLLRPGRTIELVEARLVQNDRPAIILRAWLAAAYDTAAIAGTGLSPIPGPETMAPWDGTGEWPGGFIASIDAHRQSTAPGRAIGWIRTPHALIEDEAVSPLARAMGLVDTANGLAPLVSTADAAFPNLDLTAHIFRAPAGEWVGFDVSVSFGADGIGLTHTILHDRNGPLGTVSQWLTIRPR from the coding sequence ATGGCCTATTTCCAGCGGATCGATGACCGCCATTTTGTACCAACCGAACATGTTGGCGGTGCCTGGAATATCGCGGAACAGCATGTTGCCCCCGCCTTCGGTTTGTTGGCCCATGCGATTGAACGCGACGGCCATCTGCGGCGCGCCGACCCGTTGCAACTTGGCCGTCTATCCTATGACATATTGGGAACCATCAACCTGGCCCCGGTGCGTATCGACGTCACCCTGCTTCGCCCCGGCCGAACGATCGAACTGGTGGAAGCGCGCCTGGTCCAGAACGACCGACCCGCCATCATCCTGCGTGCCTGGCTCGCCGCTGCCTATGACACCGCAGCGATCGCAGGCACTGGCTTGTCACCCATTCCCGGTCCCGAAACCATGGCGCCATGGGACGGCACCGGCGAATGGCCCGGCGGTTTCATTGCCAGCATTGACGCCCATCGCCAGTCTACCGCACCCGGCCGCGCCATCGGCTGGATTCGCACGCCCCATGCGCTGATCGAGGATGAAGCGGTATCGCCGCTCGCCCGCGCCATGGGGCTGGTCGATACCGCCAATGGCCTGGCGCCCCTGGTATCGACTGCCGACGCCGCCTTCCCCAATCTCGACCTGACCGCCCATATCTTTCGCGCGCCAGCAGGCGAGTGGGTAGGCTTTGATGTCTCCGTCTCCTTTGGCGCCGATGGCATCGGCCTGACCCACACCATTCTGCACGACCGGAATGGGCCGCTGGGCACCGTCTCGCAATGGCTGACGATCCGCCCGCGCTGA
- a CDS encoding HAMP domain-containing sensor histidine kinase, protein MIGQPVQRVRDFFRSMAGHIFVLLTVGISLSAILALAVSEQGRRHDFERVRRQRVLASAFDVADRLRRDPVRVQQMLENHGIVGASIAPDGISINEPDPDLEAALARRFGPRAQPEAGQVPFGLCFPDKDAGRSRAAGLIDAPRPDCWIVRMTDATGQRRGMALTFPRLARPPSSLFSPAYLVVILLSAAGLSILIGRIAAKPLRRLSQAAEAFSVSRDPEEIPERGPEEVRAALSTFNLMQRRVRAGFTERTQLLAAISHDLQTPLTRLRLRLELVENEELRARLLQDHEAMQRLVREGLDLAASTETHEDWSVIDLDSLLASMAEDAQELGAPVQFAAGCGASVRVKPNALTRCMSNLVDNAVKYGGCAEISCLRTPGHVTIEIRDHGPGIPPQDLDQMFEPFTRGASSQPGGRHGTGIGLTIARSLGLSFGAIVALRNAPDGGLIASIEMKAA, encoded by the coding sequence ATGATCGGCCAGCCGGTGCAGCGCGTGCGGGATTTCTTCCGCTCGATGGCGGGGCATATCTTCGTGCTGCTGACCGTCGGCATCTCGCTCTCGGCCATCCTGGCGCTCGCCGTGTCGGAACAGGGCCGCCGCCATGATTTCGAGCGCGTCCGCCGCCAGCGCGTGCTGGCCAGTGCCTTCGACGTCGCCGACCGGCTGCGCCGCGATCCGGTGCGCGTCCAGCAGATGCTGGAAAATCACGGCATTGTCGGCGCTTCCATCGCCCCTGACGGCATCTCGATCAACGAGCCCGATCCCGATCTCGAAGCCGCGCTCGCCCGGCGTTTCGGCCCCCGCGCCCAGCCGGAGGCGGGACAGGTGCCCTTCGGCCTCTGTTTCCCGGACAAGGATGCCGGGCGCAGCCGAGCTGCCGGCCTGATCGATGCGCCCCGGCCCGATTGCTGGATCGTGCGCATGACCGATGCGACCGGCCAGCGCCGTGGCATGGCGCTCACCTTCCCGCGCCTCGCCCGGCCGCCCAGTTCCCTGTTCAGCCCCGCCTATCTGGTCGTCATCCTGCTCTCGGCCGCCGGCCTCTCCATCCTGATCGGCCGGATCGCCGCCAAGCCGCTGCGCCGCCTGTCCCAGGCCGCCGAGGCCTTTTCCGTCTCCCGCGACCCGGAGGAGATTCCCGAGCGCGGGCCGGAGGAGGTGCGCGCCGCCCTCTCCACCTTCAACCTGATGCAGCGCCGCGTCCGCGCCGGTTTCACCGAGCGGACCCAGTTGCTGGCGGCGATCAGCCATGATCTCCAGACCCCGCTCACCCGGCTGCGGCTGCGACTGGAACTGGTCGAGAATGAGGAACTGCGCGCCCGCCTGTTGCAGGATCATGAGGCGATGCAACGGCTGGTGCGCGAAGGGCTGGACCTTGCCGCCAGCACCGAGACGCATGAGGATTGGTCGGTGATCGATCTCGACTCCCTGCTCGCCAGCATGGCAGAGGATGCGCAGGAACTGGGCGCCCCGGTCCAGTTCGCCGCCGGCTGCGGCGCGTCGGTCCGGGTCAAGCCCAATGCGCTGACCCGCTGCATGAGTAATCTGGTCGACAATGCCGTCAAATATGGCGGATGCGCGGAGATCAGCTGCCTGCGCACGCCCGGCCATGTCACGATCGAGATACGCGACCATGGCCCCGGCATCCCGCCGCAGGATCTGGACCAGATGTTCGAACCCTTCACCCGCGGCGCCAGCAGCCAGCCGGGCGGCCGGCACGGCACCGGCATCGGTCTTACCATCGCCCGGTCGCTGGGCCTCAGCTTCGGTGCGATCGTCGCGCTGCGCAATGCGCCCGATGGCGGCCTGATCGCCAGTATCGAGATGAAGGCGGCCTAA
- a CDS encoding CoA-acylating methylmalonate-semialdehyde dehydrogenase — protein MRIVDNFTGGQHRASASTRLGDIFNPATGQVQAQVRLSAPSELDEAVANAQAAQPAWAAMNPQRRARVMFNLKALIEQHMDELAELLSVEHGKVHSDAKGDIQRGLDVVEFACGIPHLLKGEYTEGAGPGIDVYSLRQPIGIAAGITPFNFPAMIPMWMFAPAIACGNAFILKPSERNPSVPVRLAELAMEAGLPAGILNVVHGDKQVVDAILDHPAIKAVSFVGSSDIAQYVYGRGASNGKRMQCMGGAKNHGIVMPDADLDQAVADILGAAYGSAGERCMALPVVVPVGEQTAVALRAKLEAGIAGLRVGVPSDPDAHYGPVVSAAHKARIENYIQMAVDEGSELVIDGRGFALQGYEDGFFLAPTLLDRVTPQMKSYQEEIFGPVLQMVRAETFEEAISYPTKHQYGNGVALFTRNGDFARRFCANVEVGMVGINVPIPVPVSYHSFGGWKRSGFGDMNQYGMDGVRFYTRVKTVTQRWPSGGAVLDQSFVIPTMG, from the coding sequence ATGCGCATAGTCGACAATTTCACCGGGGGGCAGCATCGCGCATCGGCGTCGACGCGCCTGGGCGACATCTTCAACCCCGCCACCGGCCAGGTGCAGGCGCAGGTCCGCCTGTCCGCACCCAGCGAACTGGATGAAGCGGTCGCCAATGCGCAGGCCGCGCAACCCGCCTGGGCGGCGATGAACCCGCAGCGCCGCGCCCGCGTGATGTTCAACCTCAAGGCGCTGATCGAACAGCATATGGACGAGCTGGCCGAACTGCTGTCTGTCGAGCATGGCAAGGTCCATTCCGATGCCAAGGGTGATATCCAGCGCGGCCTCGACGTGGTCGAATTTGCCTGTGGCATCCCGCATCTGCTGAAGGGCGAATATACTGAGGGGGCAGGTCCGGGCATCGACGTCTATTCGCTGCGTCAGCCGATCGGCATCGCGGCCGGCATCACCCCGTTCAACTTCCCGGCGATGATCCCGATGTGGATGTTCGCCCCGGCAATCGCCTGCGGCAATGCCTTCATCCTGAAGCCCAGCGAGCGCAATCCCTCTGTCCCGGTCCGTCTTGCCGAACTGGCGATGGAGGCGGGGCTGCCGGCCGGTATTCTGAACGTCGTCCATGGCGACAAGCAGGTGGTGGACGCGATCCTCGATCATCCCGCGATCAAGGCGGTCAGCTTCGTCGGCTCGTCCGACATCGCCCAATATGTCTATGGCCGTGGCGCTTCGAACGGCAAGCGGATGCAGTGCATGGGCGGCGCCAAGAATCACGGCATCGTCATGCCCGACGCCGATCTGGATCAGGCGGTCGCCGACATTCTCGGTGCGGCCTATGGTTCGGCGGGCGAGCGTTGCATGGCGCTGCCGGTGGTGGTGCCGGTGGGCGAGCAGACCGCGGTGGCGCTGCGTGCCAAGCTGGAGGCGGGTATCGCCGGGCTGCGCGTCGGCGTGCCGAGCGATCCCGATGCCCATTATGGCCCGGTGGTCAGCGCCGCGCACAAGGCGCGGATCGAAAATTATATCCAGATGGCGGTCGATGAAGGCTCCGAACTGGTGATCGACGGCCGCGGCTTCGCGCTGCAGGGCTATGAGGATGGCTTCTTCCTCGCCCCGACCCTGCTCGACCGCGTAACGCCGCAGATGAAAAGCTATCAGGAAGAGATTTTCGGTCCCGTCCTGCAGATGGTCCGTGCCGAGACCTTCGAGGAAGCGATCAGCTATCCGACCAAACATCAATATGGCAACGGCGTCGCGCTCTTCACCCGCAATGGCGATTTCGCGCGCCGCTTCTGCGCCAATGTCGAAGTCGGCATGGTCGGGATCAACGTGCCGATCCCGGTACCGGTCAGCTATCACAGCTTTGGCGGCTGGAAGCGCTCGGGCTTCGGCGACATGAACCAATATGGCATGGACGGCGTGCGTTTCTACACGCGGGTCAAGACCGTGACCCAGCGCTGGCCGAGCGGCGGCGCGGTGCTGGATCAGAGCTTCGTCATCCCGACCATGGGCTGA
- a CDS encoding response regulator transcription factor, giving the protein MADLSDPRRNSVIVVDDDADIRGLIVDQLRQENYELLSASNLAELRQALRDQPVDLIVLDLNLPDGDGLSLCRELRAEGSGIQIIMVTARGSAIDRVLGLELGADDYLTKPFEPRELLVRIRNLLRRPRVEAPAPADQSRYAVFGPWRLDLLQRRLIAPDDRLVMLSSAEFRLLSRFIEEPNVVLARETLLPERRATAAFDRTIDLQVSRLRQKLAGATGGADLILTVRGEGYVLASPVRYE; this is encoded by the coding sequence ATGGCTGACCTGTCCGATCCTCGCCGCAACAGCGTCATCGTCGTCGACGATGACGCGGATATTCGCGGTCTGATCGTCGATCAGCTGCGGCAGGAAAATTACGAGCTGCTTTCTGCATCGAACCTGGCCGAACTGCGCCAGGCCCTGCGCGACCAACCGGTCGACCTGATCGTGCTCGATCTCAACCTGCCCGATGGCGATGGCCTGTCGCTGTGCCGCGAATTGCGCGCCGAAGGATCGGGCATCCAGATCATCATGGTGACGGCGCGCGGCAGCGCGATCGACCGGGTGCTGGGGCTGGAACTGGGCGCCGACGATTATCTGACCAAGCCGTTCGAGCCGCGCGAGCTGCTGGTGCGCATCCGCAACCTGCTGCGCCGCCCCCGCGTCGAGGCCCCGGCACCCGCCGACCAATCCCGCTATGCCGTCTTCGGTCCCTGGCGGCTCGATCTGCTGCAACGCCGGCTGATCGCCCCGGACGACCGGCTGGTGATGCTGTCCTCGGCCGAATTCCGCCTGCTCTCCCGCTTCATCGAGGAACCCAATGTCGTGCTGGCGCGTGAGACGTTGCTGCCCGAACGGCGCGCCACCGCCGCCTTCGACCGCACCATCGACCTGCAGGTCAGCCGCCTGCGGCAGAAGCTGGCCGGCGCCACCGGCGGCGCCGACCTGATCCTGACCGTCCGCGGCGAAGGCTATGTCCTCGCCAGCCCGGTGCGCTACGAATGA
- a CDS encoding PepSY-associated TM helix domain-containing protein encodes MSGASAMVRDGVRQAMAWLHGWTGLLLGYVLFVMCLAGTLSVFKPEIGRWMRPEVTAQADSKSAIVAATGWLSKNAPGSTGWYLTAPDGRANTVEASYDQGSDYHYRALDPVTGAPVARETLGGEFFYRLHFELEIPYPWGRLLASLAAMVMLVALVTGIIAHKRIFKDFFTFRPAKGQRSWLDGHNATGVLAMPFHLMITFTGLLTLASLNMPWPISAGYGDKVMEMYEALAPGSVTRPAAGKPASLAPIAPMLTAAERAFGGGHVGRVYVFNPGDAASVVTVYQSDADTIGYMRGQASFDGATGRLLKSWVERRPAMRTYQVIYGLHMARFAPMATRWLYVLGGAMLTLAISTGMVLWIAKRRERQPLSIGNRILERLNVGVIIGVPLGAVAYFIANRLLPIGMAGRPEAEVSVALWTAAAAVLAGLALRPAIGWPLMMGLLTFACVLAAVLGPVWSTEPILLTGNLLFLAMAGALALIVRRQVRRRNAPTPARRRMREQPA; translated from the coding sequence ATGAGCGGGGCATCGGCGATGGTGCGCGACGGCGTGCGGCAGGCGATGGCCTGGCTGCATGGTTGGACCGGGCTGCTGCTGGGCTATGTGCTGTTCGTCATGTGCCTCGCCGGGACGCTCAGCGTCTTCAAGCCGGAGATCGGCCGCTGGATGCGGCCCGAAGTGACGGCGCAGGCGGATAGCAAGAGCGCGATCGTCGCGGCGACCGGCTGGCTGTCGAAAAATGCGCCCGGTTCCACCGGCTGGTATCTGACCGCGCCTGACGGCCGGGCCAATACGGTCGAGGCATCCTATGATCAGGGCAGCGACTATCATTATCGCGCGCTCGATCCGGTGACCGGCGCGCCGGTCGCGCGCGAGACGCTGGGCGGCGAATTTTTCTACCGCCTCCATTTCGAGCTGGAGATTCCCTATCCCTGGGGCCGGCTTCTCGCCTCGCTGGCGGCGATGGTGATGCTGGTCGCACTGGTCACCGGCATCATCGCGCACAAGCGCATCTTCAAGGACTTCTTCACCTTCCGCCCGGCCAAGGGCCAGCGGTCCTGGCTCGACGGACATAATGCGACCGGCGTGCTGGCCATGCCCTTCCACCTGATGATCACCTTCACCGGGCTGCTGACGCTGGCGTCGCTCAACATGCCCTGGCCGATCAGTGCCGGCTATGGTGACAAGGTGATGGAGATGTACGAGGCGCTGGCGCCGGGTTCGGTGACCCGTCCGGCGGCCGGAAAGCCCGCGTCGCTGGCGCCGATCGCACCGATGCTGACGGCGGCCGAGCGCGCATTTGGCGGCGGCCATGTCGGCCGCGTCTATGTGTTCAATCCCGGCGACGCGGCATCGGTCGTCACCGTCTATCAGTCCGATGCCGACACGATCGGCTATATGCGGGGGCAGGCGAGCTTTGACGGCGCGACGGGCCGGCTGCTCAAAAGCTGGGTCGAGCGGCGGCCGGCGATGCGGACCTATCAGGTCATCTATGGCCTGCACATGGCGCGCTTCGCGCCGATGGCGACGCGCTGGCTCTATGTGCTGGGCGGGGCGATGCTGACGCTGGCGATCTCGACCGGCATGGTGCTGTGGATCGCCAAACGACGCGAGCGCCAGCCGCTCTCGATCGGCAATCGCATCCTTGAACGGCTGAATGTCGGTGTGATCATTGGCGTCCCGCTGGGCGCGGTCGCCTATTTCATCGCCAATCGCCTGTTGCCGATCGGCATGGCGGGCCGACCGGAAGCGGAAGTGTCCGTGGCCTTGTGGACGGCGGCGGCGGCCGTGCTGGCCGGGCTGGCGCTGCGTCCGGCCATCGGCTGGCCGCTGATGATGGGGCTGCTGACCTTTGCCTGCGTACTGGCGGCGGTGCTTGGGCCGGTCTGGTCGACCGAACCGATCCTGCTGACCGGCAATCTTCTGTTCCTGGCCATGGCCGGCGCGCTCGCGCTGATCGTGCGTCGGCAGGTGCGGCGGCGCAATGCGCCGACTCCGGCGCGTCGGCGGATGCGGGAGCAGCCGGCATGA
- a CDS encoding acetyl-CoA hydrolase/transferase C-terminal domain-containing protein: MTPKGDQALYQQTRRSAQEAAALIPSGAKICMALGTGQPPALLAALAERARSGSVADLRIYYMLCTGIAGASVFDFALRDRITPMSLFHGGVERMLDRQHGEAHLPMVDFLPCHFSQVPRAMVEHVGVDTLIATVAPMDADGNFSLGTDVDYALAVARKPGTRIILEVNAHMPYVQGDCMIPLSAVTALVEHDGALPTLPAITRTAIDDAIGATVAGLIRDGDCLQMGIGALPEAVCAGLANHRHLGIHTEMMTTGLAGLMQSGVVDNSRKQIHAGKAIYTFALGDQALYDFLHDNPAVEAHPVDYVNNPSVIARNDNMVSVNATLQVDFHGACNSEFVNGRQFSGTGGQVDFVRGAYASRGGRSIIACHSTAAKGTISRITPRLDGPVTTPRMDTHLIVTEYGLADLKGKSVGQRAKALIAIAHPDFREQLDRAAFEAGLFAG; the protein is encoded by the coding sequence ATGACCCCAAAGGGCGATCAGGCATTATATCAGCAGACACGGCGTTCGGCGCAGGAGGCGGCGGCGCTGATCCCGTCGGGCGCCAAGATCTGCATGGCATTGGGGACGGGCCAGCCGCCCGCTTTGCTTGCCGCCCTGGCTGAGCGCGCCCGGTCCGGTTCTGTCGCCGATCTGCGTATCTATTATATGCTCTGCACCGGGATCGCCGGGGCCAGTGTGTTCGACTTCGCGCTGCGCGACCGGATCACGCCGATGAGCCTGTTCCATGGCGGCGTCGAACGGATGCTGGATCGCCAGCATGGCGAGGCGCATCTGCCGATGGTCGATTTCCTGCCCTGTCATTTCAGCCAGGTACCGCGCGCCATGGTCGAGCATGTCGGCGTCGACACGCTGATCGCGACGGTCGCGCCGATGGATGCCGACGGCAATTTCAGCCTGGGAACCGATGTCGACTATGCGCTGGCGGTGGCGCGCAAGCCCGGCACCCGGATCATCCTAGAGGTGAATGCGCATATGCCCTATGTCCAGGGCGACTGCATGATCCCCCTGTCGGCGGTAACCGCGCTGGTCGAGCATGATGGCGCATTGCCGACGCTGCCGGCCATCACCCGCACGGCGATCGACGACGCGATCGGCGCTACCGTCGCCGGTCTGATCCGCGATGGCGATTGCCTGCAGATGGGGATCGGCGCGCTGCCTGAGGCGGTGTGCGCGGGGTTGGCCAATCATCGGCATTTGGGCATCCATACCGAGATGATGACCACGGGCCTTGCCGGACTGATGCAGTCGGGCGTGGTCGACAATAGCCGCAAGCAGATCCACGCTGGGAAGGCGATCTACACCTTCGCGCTCGGCGATCAGGCGCTCTATGATTTCCTGCACGACAATCCTGCGGTCGAGGCGCATCCGGTCGATTATGTGAATAATCCGTCCGTGATCGCGCGCAACGACAATATGGTGTCGGTGAACGCGACGCTGCAGGTCGATTTCCATGGCGCCTGCAATTCCGAATTCGTCAACGGGCGACAGTTCAGCGGCACCGGCGGACAGGTGGATTTCGTACGCGGCGCCTATGCTTCGCGTGGTGGACGATCGATCATCGCCTGTCATTCCACTGCCGCCAAGGGCACGATTTCCCGCATTACCCCGCGTCTCGACGGACCGGTCACGACGCCGCGCATGGACACGCATCTGATCGTCACCGAATATGGCCTGGCCGACCTCAAGGGCAAGTCGGTGGGGCAGCGGGCCAAGGCCTTGATCGCCATCGCCCATCCCGACTTCCGCGAACAACTGGATCGCGCCGCATTCGAGGCAGGATTGTTCGCCGGCTGA
- a CDS encoding ketohydroxyglutarate aldolase, which translates to MTKVAALRARSGWRYRGNVALRTLAGTVGAYAVAALAAMLLARTLPMGRLEAVTVATMFSYLFAPAVSVWAFLARGPWVALGGVVLLSTLLAGLVWTSGGFA; encoded by the coding sequence TTGACGAAGGTGGCGGCTTTGCGCGCCCGTAGCGGCTGGCGTTATCGCGGTAATGTCGCGCTGCGTACGCTTGCGGGCACGGTGGGCGCCTATGCGGTGGCGGCGCTGGCGGCGATGCTGCTGGCCCGTACCCTGCCGATGGGCCGGCTGGAGGCGGTGACGGTCGCGACCATGTTCTCCTATCTGTTTGCGCCAGCGGTCAGCGTCTGGGCCTTTCTGGCGCGTGGGCCCTGGGTGGCGCTCGGCGGCGTTGTGCTGCTGTCTACATTGTTGGCCGGACTGGTCTGGACCAGCGGAGGCTTTGCATGA